Proteins from one Flavobacterium sp. N2038 genomic window:
- a CDS encoding cytochrome P450: MSENRKYNYPNKLSIFRFFLDAEGVRRNPIPFHKRYFEKLGDSFSLKIGFTKHLMLSRDNEIAQHILQKNQRKYHKSKFQSVYLSKYLGNGLLTVDGDFWLKQRRLIQPAFHKQKMNQLVENMNRTIVSELDDLVENKSIDLFPVMSQLAFNVVAKSLFELSISEEKLTRIKVIIEEVQNFLIKEIRLPHKAWWFSISGQVKKHLELAKENNSIIQEIIEERISSKEEINDLLNMLLETRYEDTGEGMSVEQLIDEIKVLFIAGHETTANALTFTLFLLGRNPEIQQKVLEEIVKIESETSSIVEQLQKMTYTNAVLNESMRLYPPAWITDRQNVEDDSIGAYHLKKGTLIGVSFYELHRNPKYWEDPDKFDPERFLGEQKKHSMQYFYPFGAGPRMCIGAGFAIYEMCLTIAHIVKQFNIISTKEDIQFNPLITLKPVGIEVLFSKR, from the coding sequence ATGTCTGAAAATAGAAAATACAACTATCCCAATAAACTTTCGATTTTTAGATTTTTTCTGGATGCTGAAGGAGTACGTAGAAATCCAATTCCGTTTCATAAAAGATATTTTGAAAAATTAGGGGATTCTTTTTCTTTGAAAATTGGTTTCACAAAGCATTTAATGTTGTCGCGAGACAATGAAATTGCGCAGCATATTTTACAAAAGAATCAAAGAAAATATCATAAATCAAAGTTTCAGTCTGTTTATCTTTCTAAATATTTAGGAAATGGACTTTTGACAGTTGATGGTGATTTTTGGCTGAAGCAAAGAAGACTTATTCAACCGGCATTTCATAAACAAAAAATGAATCAGCTGGTTGAGAATATGAACAGGACTATTGTTTCAGAATTGGATGATCTGGTAGAAAATAAATCGATAGATCTTTTTCCGGTTATGAGTCAATTAGCTTTTAATGTTGTAGCTAAATCTTTATTTGAACTCTCAATCTCTGAAGAAAAATTAACCCGAATTAAAGTAATTATTGAGGAGGTTCAAAACTTCCTGATAAAAGAGATTAGACTTCCACATAAAGCGTGGTGGTTTTCTATAAGTGGCCAGGTCAAAAAGCATCTGGAATTAGCAAAAGAAAATAACAGTATTATCCAGGAAATTATTGAGGAACGAATTTCATCTAAAGAAGAAATTAATGATTTGCTTAATATGCTTTTGGAAACCAGATATGAAGATACTGGTGAAGGAATGTCTGTAGAACAGCTAATAGATGAGATTAAAGTTCTTTTTATTGCCGGACACGAAACAACCGCAAATGCCTTAACTTTTACACTTTTTCTTCTGGGAAGAAATCCTGAAATACAACAGAAAGTCCTGGAGGAGATAGTAAAAATAGAGTCAGAAACGAGTAGTATTGTAGAACAGCTTCAAAAAATGACTTATACAAATGCTGTTTTAAACGAATCTATGCGTCTTTATCCTCCCGCCTGGATTACAGACAGACAGAATGTAGAAGATGATAGTATTGGTGCTTATCATTTGAAAAAAGGTACTTTGATTGGAGTTTCATTTTATGAATTACATCGAAATCCTAAATATTGGGAAGACCCTGATAAGTTTGATCCCGAAAGATTTCTCGGAGAGCAAAAGAAACATTCGATGCAATATTTTTATCCTTTTGGTGCCGGACCTAGAATGTGTATTGGTGCCGGATTTGCAATTTATGAAATGTGTTTAACAATTGCGCATATCGTGAAACAGTTCAATATTATATCAACGAAAGAGGATATTCAGTTTAATCCGTTGATTACTTTAAAGCCAGTGGGAATTGAAGTTTTATTTTCTAAGAGATGA
- the ruvB gene encoding Holliday junction branch migration DNA helicase RuvB: protein MNENLDPTTKGYNPEELDLEKRLRPLSFDDFAGQDQVLENLKVFVAAANQRGEALDHALFHGPPGLGKTTLANILANELEVGIKITSGPVLDKPGDLAGLLTNLDERDVLFIDEIHRLSPIVEEYLYSAMEDFKIDIMIESGPNARTVQINLNPFTLIGATTRSGLLTAPMRARFGISSRLQYYTTELLTTIVERSASILKMPISLDAAIEIAGRSRGTPRIANALLRRVRDFAQIKGNGTIDIDIARYALRALNVDAHGLDEMDNKILLTIINKFKGGPVGLSTLATAVSESSETIEEVYEPFLIQEGFIMRTPRGREVTDKAYKHLGKINTNIQGGLF, encoded by the coding sequence ATGAATGAAAATTTAGATCCCACGACAAAAGGGTACAATCCGGAAGAGTTAGATCTTGAAAAAAGATTACGTCCATTGTCATTTGATGATTTTGCTGGACAAGATCAGGTTTTAGAGAACTTAAAAGTTTTTGTGGCCGCAGCTAATCAGCGTGGTGAAGCGCTTGATCATGCTCTTTTTCATGGGCCTCCGGGACTAGGAAAGACTACTTTAGCTAACATTTTAGCAAATGAACTGGAAGTCGGTATCAAGATTACATCAGGGCCTGTATTGGATAAGCCTGGAGATTTAGCAGGATTGCTTACTAATCTTGATGAAAGAGATGTTTTATTCATTGACGAGATTCACCGTTTAAGCCCTATCGTTGAAGAATACTTGTATTCTGCGATGGAAGATTTTAAGATTGATATCATGATTGAGTCAGGGCCAAATGCAAGAACGGTTCAGATCAATTTAAATCCTTTTACTTTAATCGGTGCTACTACACGTTCCGGTTTATTAACAGCGCCAATGCGTGCGCGTTTTGGGATTTCATCTCGTTTGCAATATTATACTACAGAGCTTTTAACAACCATTGTTGAAAGAAGTGCTTCTATACTAAAAATGCCTATTTCGTTAGATGCTGCAATCGAAATTGCCGGGCGAAGTCGTGGTACACCTCGTATTGCTAATGCTTTACTACGAAGAGTTCGTGATTTTGCTCAAATAAAAGGAAATGGAACTATTGATATTGACATTGCACGTTATGCTTTAAGAGCATTGAATGTTGATGCACATGGTCTTGATGAGATGGACAATAAGATTTTGTTAACCATTATTAATAAGTTTAAAGGTGGTCCGGTTGGACTTTCTACTTTGGCTACAGCCGTATCTGAAAGTAGTGAGACTATCGAAGAAGTTTATGAGCCATTTTTAATTCAGGAGGGGTTTATAATGCGTACACCTCGTGGACGTGAAGTTACAGATAAAGCTTATAAACATTTAGGAAAAATTAATACAAACATTCAGGGCGGATTATTTTAA
- a CDS encoding cbb3-type cytochrome c oxidase subunit I, with the protein MSAEAHGHDHGHDHEHEHHHKDTFITKYIFSIDHKMIAKQYLITGIVMGVIGIAMSLLFRMQLAWPEESFKIFNVLLGDKFAPDGVMANDIYLALVTIHGTIMVFFVLTAGLSGTFSNLLIPLQIGARDMASGFMNMISYWLFFLSAVVMLSSLFVEAGPASAGWTIYPPLSALPQAIPGSGTGMTLWLVSMAIFIASSLMGSLNYIVTVINLRTKGMSMTRLPLTIWTFFVTAIIGVISFPVLLSAALLLIFDRSFGTSFFLSDIYIAGEVLHYQGGSPVLFEHLFWFLGHPEVYIVILPAMGLVSEIMATNSRKPIFGYRAMIMSVLAIAFLSTIVWGHHMFISGMNPFLGSVFTFTTLLIAIPSAVKAFNWITTLWKGNLQFNPAMLFSIGMVSTFITGGLTGIILGDSTLDINVHDTYFVIAHFHLVMGISALYGMFAGIYHWFPKMYGRMLNKNLGYIHFWVTAVCAYGVFFPMHFIGLAGLPRRYYTNTNFPLFDDLQNVNVLITTFALVGGAFQLVFLYNFFSSIFYGKKAVQNPWKSTTLEWTTPVEHIHGNWPGEIPHVYRWPYDYSNPNHDVDFVPQNVPMKEGEEVLHH; encoded by the coding sequence ATGTCAGCAGAAGCGCACGGTCACGATCACGGACACGATCACGAGCACGAACATCATCATAAAGACACGTTCATTACTAAATATATTTTTAGTATTGATCATAAAATGATTGCTAAGCAATACTTAATTACAGGTATTGTAATGGGAGTAATTGGTATTGCAATGTCTTTGCTTTTCAGAATGCAATTGGCTTGGCCAGAAGAGTCTTTCAAAATCTTTAATGTATTATTAGGAGATAAATTTGCACCTGATGGTGTAATGGCAAATGATATCTATTTGGCTTTAGTTACAATTCACGGTACCATCATGGTATTCTTTGTACTGACGGCAGGTCTGAGTGGTACTTTTAGTAATTTACTTATTCCGCTTCAAATTGGAGCAAGAGATATGGCATCTGGATTTATGAATATGATTTCATACTGGTTGTTTTTCTTATCTGCTGTAGTGATGTTGTCTTCTTTATTTGTTGAAGCTGGACCAGCTTCTGCAGGTTGGACAATTTATCCTCCATTAAGTGCTTTACCACAAGCGATCCCTGGATCTGGAACTGGTATGACTTTATGGTTAGTTTCTATGGCTATCTTTATCGCATCTTCATTGATGGGATCTTTAAATTACATTGTAACTGTAATTAACTTAAGAACAAAAGGTATGTCTATGACCAGACTTCCTTTAACTATCTGGACATTTTTCGTAACAGCTATTATTGGTGTTATTTCTTTCCCGGTATTATTATCTGCAGCATTATTATTGATTTTTGACAGAAGTTTTGGTACTTCATTCTTTTTGTCTGATATCTATATTGCTGGTGAGGTTTTACATTACCAAGGTGGATCTCCAGTATTGTTCGAACACTTATTCTGGTTCTTAGGACACCCTGAGGTTTATATTGTAATTTTACCTGCAATGGGTCTTGTTTCTGAAATTATGGCAACAAACTCTCGTAAACCAATTTTTGGTTACAGAGCGATGATTATGTCAGTTCTTGCAATTGCATTTTTATCTACAATTGTTTGGGGTCACCACATGTTTATTTCAGGTATGAATCCTTTCTTAGGATCTGTATTTACCTTTACTACTTTATTGATTGCAATTCCTTCTGCTGTAAAAGCGTTCAACTGGATTACAACTTTATGGAAAGGTAATTTACAATTCAACCCTGCAATGTTATTCTCTATTGGTATGGTTTCTACTTTCATCACTGGAGGTTTAACTGGAATCATTTTAGGAGATAGTACTTTAGATATTAACGTTCACGATACTTACTTCGTAATTGCTCACTTTCACTTAGTAATGGGTATCTCTGCACTTTACGGAATGTTTGCTGGTATTTATCACTGGTTCCCTAAAATGTACGGAAGAATGTTAAATAAAAACTTAGGTTACATTCACTTTTGGGTAACAGCGGTTTGTGCTTACGGAGTTTTCTTCCCAATGCACTTTATTGGATTAGCTGGTTTACCAAGACGTTATTATACAAACACAAACTTCCCATTATTTGACGATTTGCAAAATGTGAACGTTTTGATTACAACATTCGCTTTAGTTGGTGGAGCTTTCCAATTAGTATTCTTATACAATTTCTTTAGTAGTATTTTCTACGGTAAGAAAGCGGTTCAGAACCCATGGAAATCTACAACTTTAGAGTGGACTACTCCTGTAGAGCATATTCACGGTAACTGGCCAGGTGAAATTCCTCATGTATACCGTTGGCCGTATGACTACAGTAACCCAAATCATGATGTAGATTTTGTACCGCAAAATGTACCAATGAAAGAAGGTGAAGAAGTTTTACACCACTAA
- a CDS encoding cytochrome c oxidase subunit II, translating into MTSLLVIIVLVLLAVALWQLTKIFDLTQVGSSSDDSQVASDNDNNIQGYVMFGFLAFIYIFTIYGLLKWGGLALHTPASEHGLLVDNLMNITWVLIFVVQFITQGLLYWFSFKNRGHKDKKALFFADSNKLEAIWSIIPSVVLACLILYGLYAWNNIMFVDKDEDVVEIELYAQQFKWTARYAGQDNVLGKANVRLIEGINTLGVDMSDPNAQDDIVVTELHIPKGKKVHFKMRSQDVLHSAYMPHFRAQMNCVPGMVTEFAFIPTYTTAEYRELPFMVEKVANINKLRAEKSTELVAKGGTALDPYTFDYLLLCNKICGASHYNMQMKVIVDTPEDYKKWLSEKTTLAQDIKVAADAEKAKAAEATAPTTDSTSKVIDTVKAVIDTVKATVAKVAIK; encoded by the coding sequence ATGACAAGTTTGTTGGTAATTATAGTTTTAGTTTTATTAGCAGTTGCATTGTGGCAATTGACCAAGATATTTGATCTTACACAAGTAGGGTCTTCTTCGGACGATTCTCAGGTTGCATCAGATAATGATAATAATATTCAAGGATATGTTATGTTTGGCTTCTTGGCATTCATATATATATTTACGATTTATGGTTTACTAAAATGGGGTGGTTTAGCACTTCATACTCCAGCTTCTGAGCATGGTCTTTTAGTAGATAACTTAATGAATATTACTTGGGTTTTAATTTTTGTAGTTCAGTTTATTACACAAGGTTTACTATACTGGTTTTCTTTTAAAAATAGAGGACACAAAGATAAAAAAGCATTATTTTTTGCTGATAGTAACAAATTAGAGGCAATTTGGAGTATTATTCCATCTGTAGTTTTAGCTTGTTTAATTCTTTACGGATTATATGCTTGGAACAACATTATGTTTGTTGACAAGGATGAAGATGTTGTTGAAATAGAATTATATGCTCAACAATTTAAGTGGACTGCAAGATATGCCGGACAAGATAATGTTTTAGGAAAAGCAAACGTTCGTTTGATCGAAGGTATTAATACTTTAGGTGTTGATATGTCAGATCCTAATGCTCAGGACGATATTGTAGTTACTGAATTACATATTCCTAAAGGAAAAAAAGTACACTTTAAGATGCGTTCTCAAGACGTATTACACTCAGCTTATATGCCTCACTTTAGAGCGCAAATGAACTGTGTTCCTGGTATGGTTACTGAATTTGCGTTCATTCCTACTTACACAACTGCTGAATACAGAGAGTTACCTTTCATGGTTGAAAAAGTAGCAAACATTAATAAGTTAAGAGCTGAAAAAAGCACTGAACTAGTTGCTAAAGGTGGAACAGCTTTAGATCCTTATACATTTGATTATTTATTATTATGTAATAAAATTTGTGGAGCTTCTCATTACAACATGCAAATGAAAGTTATTGTTGATACTCCTGAAGATTATAAAAAATGGTTAAGCGAAAAAACTACTTTAGCTCAGGATATTAAGGTAGCAGCAGATGCTGAAAAAGCAAAAGCAGCCGAAGCAACTGCTCCGACAACAGATTCAACTTCAAAAGTAATTGATACTGTAAAAGCGGTTATAGATACTGTAAAAGCAACTGTAGCTAAAGTTGCGATTAAGTAA
- a CDS encoding quinol:cytochrome C oxidoreductase has translation MYTFSSKLKTFSIILMAVGLLGIGYGFLSAPKDIQEVEKILAADAHGSHGATHEEGAEASHKEAGHHEAAAEASHDSHKGGEHAKVTGANEHEEHLTHVLHQLQNKPWSALYVACIFFLLLSMGVLAFYAIQQVAQAGWSPVLFRVMQGITAYLPVGSVIFFIILVLCGLHFNHIFVWLGEGVTDPKSPNYDAIIAGKSGYLNFGFWIARAAIFLLGWNLYRIYSRKNCLAQDEANDDLNYKKNFKLSAGFLVFFIVSESIMSWDWIMSFDPHWFSTLFGWYVFASFFVSGITAIALVTIYLKSKGYLEYVNTSHIHDLAKFMFGISVFWTYLWFSQFMLIWYANIPEEVTYFVTRIQLYNLPFFGAVVMNFVFPLLILINTDFKRLSWVIVMAGIVILLGHYVDFFNMVMPGTVGDKWFIGVPEIASILFFLGLFIFVVFTALTKAPLLAKRNPFIEESKHFHY, from the coding sequence ATGTATACATTTTCAAGTAAATTAAAAACTTTTTCTATCATCCTAATGGCCGTTGGTTTATTAGGAATTGGGTATGGTTTTTTAAGTGCACCTAAAGATATTCAAGAAGTTGAAAAAATACTAGCTGCGGATGCTCATGGATCTCATGGAGCTACGCATGAAGAAGGTGCAGAAGCTTCTCACAAAGAAGCTGGGCATCATGAAGCTGCTGCCGAAGCTTCGCATGATTCACATAAAGGTGGAGAACATGCAAAAGTTACTGGTGCAAATGAGCATGAAGAGCATTTAACTCACGTGTTGCACCAATTACAAAACAAACCTTGGTCAGCATTATATGTTGCTTGTATTTTCTTTTTACTGCTTTCTATGGGAGTTTTAGCATTTTATGCTATTCAACAAGTTGCTCAGGCAGGTTGGTCTCCTGTTTTGTTTAGAGTTATGCAAGGTATAACGGCTTATTTGCCAGTTGGGTCAGTAATTTTCTTCATAATCTTAGTTTTATGCGGATTACACTTTAATCATATTTTTGTATGGTTAGGTGAAGGAGTTACAGATCCTAAAAGCCCAAATTACGATGCGATTATAGCTGGAAAATCAGGTTATTTAAATTTTGGTTTCTGGATTGCAAGAGCTGCTATCTTTTTATTAGGATGGAACTTATATCGTATTTATTCTAGAAAAAATTGTTTAGCTCAGGACGAAGCTAATGATGATTTAAATTACAAAAAGAACTTTAAGTTATCTGCCGGATTCTTAGTTTTCTTCATCGTATCTGAGTCTATTATGTCTTGGGACTGGATTATGTCATTTGATCCACACTGGTTCAGTACATTATTCGGATGGTATGTATTTGCTTCTTTCTTTGTAAGTGGTATTACAGCTATTGCTTTGGTAACGATTTATTTAAAATCAAAAGGGTATTTAGAGTATGTAAATACAAGTCATATACACGATTTAGCTAAATTTATGTTTGGTATTAGTGTATTCTGGACTTATTTATGGTTCTCTCAATTCATGTTAATCTGGTACGCTAATATTCCGGAAGAGGTTACTTACTTTGTGACAAGAATTCAATTGTACAATTTACCATTCTTTGGTGCTGTAGTTATGAACTTTGTTTTCCCATTGTTAATATTAATCAATACAGATTTTAAACGTCTAAGTTGGGTTATTGTAATGGCAGGTATTGTTATCTTATTAGGACATTATGTTGATTTCTTTAATATGGTTATGCCTGGTACAGTAGGAGACAAATGGTTTATTGGAGTTCCTGAAATTGCATCTATACTTTTCTTCTTAGGTTTGTTTATTTTTGTTGTATTTACTGCATTAACTAAGGCTCCTTTGTTAGCAAAAAGAAATCCTTTCATTGAAGAAAGTAAACATTTTCATTATTAA
- a CDS encoding c-type cytochrome produces MKRIYKITLLVGITILGSSCHNNSAPNYQYFPNMYESVGYEPYAEAKVFKGGKEGQLPVTGTINRGFEPYEYENSTAGYELAKANLKSPLTEADRNSGKGKELFEIYCISCHGATGNGKGKLVEREKFLGVPSYKDREITEGSIFHVETYGLNAMGSHANQLSAHERWLVADYVLKLRSQL; encoded by the coding sequence ATGAAAAGGATATATAAAATAACACTTTTAGTTGGTATAACTATTTTAGGTTCATCTTGCCACAATAATTCGGCACCAAACTATCAGTATTTCCCAAATATGTATGAGTCTGTAGGGTATGAACCATATGCAGAAGCAAAAGTATTTAAAGGTGGAAAAGAAGGTCAGCTTCCTGTTACAGGAACTATCAATAGAGGTTTTGAACCTTATGAGTATGAAAATTCGACTGCAGGTTATGAATTGGCTAAGGCTAATTTAAAATCTCCTTTGACTGAAGCAGATAGAAATTCTGGTAAAGGAAAAGAGCTTTTCGAAATTTATTGTATCAGTTGTCACGGTGCAACTGGTAACGGTAAAGGTAAATTGGTTGAAAGAGAGAAATTTCTTGGAGTACCTAGCTATAAAGACAGAGAAATTACTGAAGGAAGTATTTTTCACGTAGAAACTTATGGTTTAAATGCGATGGGTTCGCATGCAAATCAATTAAGCGCCCACGAACGTTGGTTAGTTGCTGACTATGTTCTAAAACTAAGAAGCCAATTATAA
- a CDS encoding DUF3341 domain-containing protein, producing MSNKVIYAIYNDDDILMDAVKKTRAAHHHIEEVFTPFPVHGLDKAMGLAPTRLAICAFLYGCVGISVATFMMSYIMIHDWPQDIGGKPSFSFIQNMPSFVPIMFEMTVFFAAHLMVITFYMRSRLWPFKQAENPDVRTTDDHFLMEVAVNDNEAELVSFFEGTGAVEVKVIEKN from the coding sequence ATGAGTAATAAAGTAATATACGCCATTTATAATGACGATGATATTTTGATGGATGCAGTAAAGAAAACAAGAGCTGCTCATCATCATATTGAAGAGGTTTTTACTCCATTCCCAGTTCACGGATTGGATAAAGCTATGGGTTTAGCACCAACAAGATTAGCAATTTGTGCGTTCCTTTATGGATGTGTTGGAATTTCTGTTGCAACATTTATGATGAGTTATATCATGATTCATGACTGGCCACAAGATATTGGAGGAAAACCAAGTTTTAGTTTCATTCAGAATATGCCATCTTTTGTGCCAATTATGTTTGAAATGACTGTATTTTTTGCAGCTCACTTAATGGTTATTACTTTTTACATGAGAAGTAGACTTTGGCCATTTAAGCAAGCAGAAAATCCTGATGTAAGAACAACAGATGACCATTTCTTAATGGAAGTTGCTGTAAATGATAACGAGGCAGAACTTGTTTCTTTTTTCGAAGGAACAGGAGCAGTTGAAGTTAAAGTAATTGAAAAGAATTAA
- the nrfD gene encoding NrfD/PsrC family molybdoenzyme membrane anchor subunit, whose protein sequence is MSSHYEAPIRKPLVIGDKSYHDVTVDVAAPVEGPANKQWWIVFSIALIAFLWGLGCIIYTVSTGIGTWGLNKTVGWAWDITNFVWWVGIGHAGTLISAVLLLFRQRWRMAINRSAEAMTIFSVVQAGLFPIIHMGRPWLAYWVLPIPNQFGSLWVNFNSPLLWDVFAISTYLSVSLVFWWTGLLPDFAMLRDRAITPFNKRVYSILSFGWSGRAKDWQRFEEVSLVLAGLATPLVLSVHTIVSMDFATSVIPGWHTTIFPPYFVAGAVFSGFAMVNTLLIVMRKVSNLEAYITLQHIELMNIIIMITGSIVGVAYITELFVAWYSGVEYEQYAFLNRATGPYWWAYWSMMTCNVFSPQFMWFKKLRTSIMFSFIISIVVNIGMWFERFVIIVTSLHRDYLPSSWTMFSPTFVDIGIFIGTIGFFFVLFLLYSRTFPVIAQAEVKTILKGTGDNYIRERANSKDSHHE, encoded by the coding sequence ATGTCGTCTCACTACGAAGCACCCATTAGAAAACCTTTAGTTATTGGTGATAAATCTTATCACGATGTAACTGTAGATGTGGCAGCGCCTGTTGAAGGACCTGCAAATAAACAATGGTGGATTGTATTTTCAATCGCATTAATAGCCTTCCTTTGGGGGTTAGGTTGTATAATTTACACCGTATCTACCGGTATCGGAACATGGGGATTAAATAAAACAGTTGGCTGGGCTTGGGATATTACTAACTTCGTTTGGTGGGTTGGTATTGGTCACGCCGGAACATTAATTTCTGCGGTATTATTACTTTTCCGTCAACGTTGGAGAATGGCTATTAACCGTTCTGCAGAAGCTATGACTATCTTCTCAGTAGTACAAGCAGGTTTATTCCCAATTATTCACATGGGTCGTCCATGGTTAGCATACTGGGTATTGCCTATTCCAAATCAATTTGGATCTCTATGGGTAAACTTTAACTCACCATTACTTTGGGACGTATTTGCGATTTCAACGTATCTTTCAGTATCATTAGTTTTCTGGTGGACTGGTTTGTTACCTGACTTTGCAATGCTTCGTGATAGAGCTATAACTCCATTTAATAAAAGAGTTTATTCTATCTTAAGTTTCGGATGGAGCGGTAGAGCTAAAGACTGGCAACGTTTTGAAGAAGTATCTTTAGTATTAGCTGGTTTGGCTACTCCTCTTGTACTTTCTGTACATACGATTGTATCTATGGACTTTGCTACTTCTGTAATTCCAGGATGGCATACAACAATTTTCCCTCCTTACTTCGTTGCAGGAGCGGTATTCTCAGGATTTGCGATGGTAAACACATTGTTGATCGTTATGAGAAAAGTTTCTAATCTTGAAGCATACATCACATTACAACATATTGAATTAATGAATATCATTATTATGATTACTGGTTCTATCGTTGGTGTGGCTTATATCACTGAGTTATTTGTGGCTTGGTATTCAGGAGTAGAGTATGAGCAATATGCATTCTTAAACAGAGCTACCGGACCTTACTGGTGGGCATATTGGTCGATGATGACTTGTAACGTTTTCTCTCCGCAATTTATGTGGTTTAAGAAACTAAGAACAAGTATCATGTTCTCATTTATTATTTCGATCGTTGTAAACATCGGAATGTGGTTTGAAAGATTCGTAATTATTGTTACTTCTTTACATAGAGATTACCTTCCATCTTCATGGACAATGTTCTCACCAACATTTGTTGATATTGGAATTTTCATCGGAACAATTGGTTTCTTCTTCGTATTGTTTTTATTATACTCTAGAACATTCCCTGTAATTGCTCAGGCAGAGGTTAAAACAATTTTGAAAGGAACAGGAGATAATTACATTAGAGAAAGAGCAAATAGTAAAGATTCACATCATGAGTAA